A stretch of the Ascaphus truei isolate aAscTru1 chromosome 4, aAscTru1.hap1, whole genome shotgun sequence genome encodes the following:
- the ATF3 gene encoding cyclic AMP-dependent transcription factor ATF-3 gives MTSGRANIPERPPPLYKEVMQRCATDRVPEVGGRQRAATHTARRSHTPRSGTARESRTLTQLGFVWHFWSSFCPPASEQHPTRDKKMMLQHPVQGSTAEVSATAMIPCLSPTMSFGFEDFTNLTPLVKEELRFAIQNKRLSNRAPCTLDTVIVSEGPIEMSIPKSEFVPEEDERKKRRRERNKVAAAKCRNKKKEKTECLQKESEKLESINADLKAQIEELKNEKQHLIYMLNLHRPTCIVRAQNGRTPEDERNLFIQQIKDGTLQS, from the exons ATGACGTCAGGCCGGGCCAACATTCCAGAGCGGCCCCCTCCGCTATATAAAGAGGTGATGCAACGCTGTGCTACAGacagagtgccggaggtgggagggaggcagagagcagccacacacacagcgcgccGCTCACACACACCGCGCTCCGGCACTGCACGGGAGAGCCGGACACTCACTCAGCTGGGCTTTGTGTGGCACTTCTGGAGCTCCTTCTGTCCCCCAGCAAGTGAGCAGCACCCtaccagagacaag aaAATGATGCTCCAACACCCAGTACAAGGATCTACTGCAGAAGTCAGTGCCACAGCTATGATTCCATGTTTGTCCCCAACAATGTCATTTGGTTTTGAAGATTTCACCAACTTAACCCCTCTAGTGAAGGAAGAATTAAGATTCGCCATCCAGAACAAGCGCCTCTCCAACAGAGCGCCTTGCACACTGGATACAGTCATTGTATCTGAAGGGCCCATAGAAATGTCCATCCCTAAATCAGAG TTTGTCCCAGAAGAGGATGAGAGGAAAAAGAGGCGACGAGAGAGGAATAAAGTCGCAGCTGCAAAGTGTCGAaacaaaaagaaggaaaaaacagAATGTTTGCAGAAG GAGTCAGAGAAGCTGGAATCTATCAACGCAGATCTGAAAGCACAGATAGAGGAGCTGAAGAACGAGAAGCAACATTTAATATACATGCTGAACCTCCATCGACCCACCTGCATCGTCCGAGCTCAGAATGGGCGGACACCAGAAGACGAGAGGAACCTCTTCATTCAGCAGATCAAAGACGGAACACTTCAGAGCTAA